A window from Bordetella petrii encodes these proteins:
- a CDS encoding ABC transporter ATP-binding protein has translation MAAIELDLAHSYASDPQSDDDYALLPLRFTFRDGGAYALLGPSGCGKTTLLNCISGLLRPSQGRILFDGRDVTGLTPQQRNIAQVFQFPVVYDTMTVAQNLAFPLRNRGMAPAHIRERVGRIAEMLDMSAQLDRRASGLSADAKQKISLGRGLVRSDVSAVLFDEPLTVIDPHLKWQLRRKLKEIHQELGLTLIYVTHDQTEALTFAEQVVVMSRGKAVQIGTPDDLFERPAHTFVGHFIGSPGMNFLPAQWRDGALAVGTRRLSGLPAGTAGALAEAGEVRLGVRPEYLQPCTAGAQGAVPVRISRVQDLGTYLLLTGDFEGATLRARARPGSAAAEGDTVWLPLLNPHTCFYRNEERIS, from the coding sequence ATGGCGGCCATTGAACTGGACCTGGCCCATTCGTACGCCAGCGATCCGCAATCCGACGACGATTACGCGCTGCTGCCGCTGCGCTTCACCTTCCGCGACGGCGGCGCGTATGCGCTGCTGGGGCCGTCCGGCTGCGGCAAGACGACGCTGCTGAACTGCATCTCGGGCCTGCTCAGGCCGTCGCAGGGCCGCATCCTGTTCGACGGGCGCGACGTCACCGGCCTGACGCCGCAGCAGCGCAACATCGCCCAGGTGTTCCAGTTCCCGGTGGTGTACGACACCATGACGGTGGCGCAGAACCTGGCGTTCCCGCTGCGCAACCGCGGCATGGCGCCGGCGCACATCCGCGAGCGGGTGGGCCGCATCGCCGAGATGCTGGACATGTCGGCGCAGCTGGACCGGCGCGCCAGCGGGCTGTCCGCCGACGCCAAGCAGAAGATCTCGCTGGGCCGCGGCCTGGTGCGCAGCGATGTGTCCGCCGTGCTGTTCGACGAGCCGCTGACGGTGATCGATCCGCACCTGAAATGGCAGCTGCGGCGCAAGCTCAAGGAAATCCACCAAGAACTCGGCCTGACGCTCATCTACGTGACGCACGACCAGACCGAGGCCCTGACGTTCGCCGAACAGGTGGTGGTGATGTCGCGCGGCAAGGCCGTGCAGATCGGCACGCCCGACGACCTGTTCGAACGGCCCGCGCATACCTTCGTGGGGCATTTCATCGGCTCGCCGGGCATGAACTTCCTGCCCGCGCAGTGGCGCGACGGCGCGCTGGCGGTGGGCACGCGCCGCCTGTCGGGCCTGCCCGCCGGCACGGCCGGAGCCCTGGCCGAAGCCGGCGAGGTGCGCCTGGGCGTGCGGCCCGAATACCTGCAGCCCTGCACGGCGGGTGCGCAGGGGGCCGTGCCGGTGCGCATTTCGCGCGTGCAGGACCTGGGCACCTACCTGCTGCTGACCGGCGATTTCGAGGGCGCCACGCTGCGGGCCCGCGCGCGCCCGGGCAGCGCGGCCGCCGAGGGCGACACGGTGTGGCTGCCGCTGCTGAATCCCCACACCTGCTTCTACCGCAACGAGGAGCGCATTTCATGA
- a CDS encoding ABC transporter ATP-binding protein translates to MQLTLDQIALQAGSQTHLYPMSLAPAPGAMTVLLGATQAGKTSLMRIMAGLDRPTEGRVLVDGADVTGVPVRRRNVAMVYQQFINYPSMTVYDNIASPLKLRGAADIAARVQAMAARLHIDHLLKRHPAELSGGQQQRVALARALAKEAPLVLLDEPLVNLDYKLREELRDELAGLFADGGSTVVYATTEPAEALLLGGYTAVMDAGELLQYGPAAQVFHQPASLRVAQAFSDPPMNLFAARRGPDGIALPGGVTASRPLPDDGGAAQITAGLRAGAFHVAPASGRVALPGKVKLAEISGSDTYVHAMTAAGPVVAQLPGVHRYELEDPLTLYFEPASLYAFDAGGRLLAAGSAAGAA, encoded by the coding sequence ATGCAGTTGACGCTGGACCAGATCGCCCTGCAGGCCGGGTCTCAGACCCACCTGTACCCCATGAGCCTGGCCCCGGCGCCCGGCGCCATGACGGTGCTGCTGGGCGCCACGCAGGCAGGCAAGACTTCGCTGATGCGCATCATGGCGGGCCTGGACCGCCCCACCGAAGGCCGCGTGCTGGTCGACGGCGCCGACGTCACGGGCGTGCCGGTACGGCGCCGCAACGTGGCGATGGTGTACCAGCAGTTCATCAACTACCCGTCGATGACGGTGTACGACAACATTGCTTCGCCCCTGAAGCTGCGCGGCGCCGCCGATATCGCCGCCCGTGTGCAGGCCATGGCCGCGCGCCTGCACATCGACCACCTGCTCAAGCGCCATCCGGCCGAGCTGTCCGGCGGGCAGCAGCAGCGCGTGGCGCTGGCGCGCGCGCTGGCCAAAGAGGCGCCGCTGGTGCTGCTGGACGAGCCCCTGGTCAACCTGGACTACAAGCTGCGCGAAGAGCTGCGCGACGAGCTGGCGGGGCTGTTCGCCGACGGCGGCTCGACGGTGGTCTATGCCACCACCGAGCCGGCCGAGGCGCTGCTGCTGGGCGGCTATACCGCGGTCATGGACGCCGGCGAACTGCTGCAGTACGGGCCGGCGGCGCAGGTGTTCCACCAGCCTGCCTCGCTGCGCGTGGCGCAGGCGTTCAGCGACCCGCCCATGAACCTGTTCGCCGCGCGCCGCGGGCCCGACGGCATCGCGCTGCCGGGCGGGGTGACGGCGTCGCGCCCGCTGCCGGATGACGGCGGCGCGGCGCAGATCACGGCCGGTCTGCGGGCCGGCGCGTTCCACGTGGCGCCGGCCAGCGGCCGCGTGGCGCTGCCCGGCAAGGTCAAGCTGGCCGAGATTTCCGGGTCGGACACCTATGTGCACGCCATGACGGCGGCCGGCCCCGTGGTGGCGCAATTGCCCGGCGTGCACCGCTACGAACTGGAGGACCCGTTGACCCTGTATTTCGAGCCGGCCAGCCTGTATGCCTTCGACGCCGGCGGCCGCCTGCTGGCCGCCGGCAGCGCCGCTGGAGCAGCCTGA
- a CDS encoding DeoR/GlpR family DNA-binding transcription regulator, translated as MTLNPRQSALVEMVRSQGSATIEALARHFDVTLQTVRRDVNLLAEAGLLSRFHGGVRIEASTIENIAYRKRQGLHAEAKQRIAQAVAQAVPDGCSLILNIGTTTEAIARALLRHRGLRVITNNLHVADILSDNPDCEVIVAGGVVRPRDRGIVGEATVDFIRQFKVDIGLIGISGIEADGTLRDYDFREVRVARSIIEQSREVWLAADSSKFQRQAMVELAHISQIDRFFTDAYPQEPLAQVLQESGVRCEIAAAAAEPGAAAPADDSRSLA; from the coding sequence ATGACACTGAATCCTCGACAAAGCGCCCTGGTCGAAATGGTCCGATCCCAGGGGTCGGCCACCATCGAAGCCCTGGCCCGCCACTTCGACGTCACGCTGCAAACCGTGCGGCGCGACGTCAACCTGCTGGCCGAAGCCGGGCTGCTGTCGCGCTTTCACGGCGGCGTGCGCATCGAAGCGTCCACCATCGAGAACATCGCCTACCGCAAGCGCCAGGGGCTGCATGCCGAGGCCAAGCAGCGCATCGCGCAGGCCGTGGCGCAGGCCGTGCCCGACGGCTGTTCGCTGATCCTGAACATCGGCACCACCACCGAGGCCATCGCGCGCGCCCTGCTGCGCCATCGCGGCCTGCGTGTCATTACCAACAACCTGCATGTGGCCGACATTTTGTCCGACAACCCCGATTGCGAAGTCATTGTGGCCGGCGGCGTGGTGCGCCCGCGCGACCGCGGCATCGTGGGCGAGGCCACCGTCGATTTCATTCGCCAGTTCAAGGTCGACATCGGCCTGATCGGCATTTCCGGCATCGAGGCCGACGGCACGCTGCGCGACTACGATTTCCGCGAAGTGCGCGTGGCGCGCAGCATCATCGAGCAATCCCGCGAGGTCTGGCTGGCCGCCGACAGCAGCAAGTTCCAGCGCCAGGCCATGGTCGAACTGGCACACATCTCGCAAATCGACCGCTTCTTCACCGACGCGTATCCGCAAGAACCCCTGGCGCAAGTCCTGCAAGAGTCCGGCGTGCGCTGCGAGATCGCGGCGGCCGCCGCCGAGCCCGGCGCGGCAGCGCCCGCCGACGACTCGCGCAGCCTTGCCTGA
- a CDS encoding glycerol-3-phosphate dehydrogenase/oxidase — protein sequence MNPTPASLPAPSRAALLDTLNDSAAWDVIVIGGGATGLGTAVDAAARGYRTLLVEAADFAKGTSSKATKLVHGGVRYLAQGNIALVREALHERGLLNRNAPHLVWPLGFVVPAYGLFDQPFYGIGLKMYDMLAGKLNLSPSRWLSRAETLAQAATVAPSVAGRGLRGGVLYYDGQFDDARLAMALMRTLFDLGGTAVNYVRASGLTGDDKGAIDGVRVQDALGGGEYTLRARCVVNATGVWVDSVRRMDDAQAQTMVAPSQGVHLMLPRDFLPGDKAILIPKTDDGRVLFVVPWNGHTLVGTTDTPRSDLPLDPPATQAEVDFILQTAARYLSHKPTRADVTSVWAGLRPLVKATGETKTLSREHTIVVSRAGLVTVTGGKWTTYRKMAQDVVDTAIQHQLLPQARCRTADLPLHGAGAAVPDAPPRGTPDSYYGTDLPALRALPGIGHMLVKASGLTEAHVRFAARHELARSAEDVLARRNRALFLDSQAALLAAPEVARILAEELGHDADWQRATVEDFTRTAAHYRLD from the coding sequence ATGAATCCCACCCCTGCATCCCTGCCCGCGCCCAGCCGCGCCGCCCTGCTCGACACGCTGAACGACAGCGCCGCCTGGGACGTCATCGTGATCGGCGGCGGCGCCACCGGCCTGGGCACCGCGGTGGACGCCGCCGCGCGCGGCTACCGCACGCTGCTGGTCGAGGCCGCCGACTTCGCCAAGGGCACGTCCAGCAAGGCCACCAAGCTGGTGCACGGCGGCGTGCGCTACCTGGCCCAGGGCAATATCGCGCTGGTGCGCGAAGCCCTGCACGAACGCGGCCTGCTCAACCGCAACGCGCCGCACCTGGTCTGGCCGCTGGGCTTCGTGGTGCCCGCCTACGGCCTGTTCGACCAGCCCTTCTACGGCATCGGGCTGAAGATGTACGACATGCTGGCCGGCAAGCTCAACCTGTCGCCCAGCCGCTGGCTGTCGCGCGCCGAAACGCTGGCCCAGGCCGCCACGGTGGCGCCGTCGGTGGCCGGCCGCGGCCTGCGCGGCGGCGTGCTGTACTACGACGGCCAGTTCGACGACGCGCGGCTGGCCATGGCCCTGATGCGCACCTTGTTCGACCTGGGCGGCACCGCGGTCAACTACGTGCGCGCCAGCGGCCTGACCGGCGACGACAAGGGCGCCATCGACGGCGTGCGGGTGCAGGACGCGCTGGGCGGCGGCGAATACACGCTGCGCGCGCGCTGCGTCGTCAACGCCACGGGCGTATGGGTCGACAGCGTGCGCCGCATGGACGACGCGCAGGCGCAGACCATGGTGGCGCCCAGCCAGGGCGTGCACCTGATGCTGCCGCGCGATTTCCTGCCGGGCGACAAGGCCATTCTCATTCCCAAGACCGACGACGGCCGCGTGCTGTTCGTGGTGCCCTGGAACGGCCACACCCTGGTCGGCACCACCGACACGCCGCGCAGCGACCTGCCGCTGGACCCGCCGGCCACCCAGGCCGAAGTCGATTTCATTCTGCAGACCGCCGCGCGCTATCTCAGCCACAAGCCCACCCGCGCCGACGTCACCAGCGTCTGGGCCGGGCTGCGCCCGCTGGTCAAGGCCACCGGCGAGACCAAGACCCTGTCGCGCGAGCACACCATTGTGGTGTCGCGCGCCGGGCTGGTCACCGTCACGGGCGGCAAATGGACCACCTACCGGAAAATGGCCCAGGACGTGGTCGACACCGCCATCCAGCACCAGTTGCTGCCGCAGGCGCGCTGCCGCACCGCCGACCTGCCGCTGCATGGCGCGGGCGCCGCCGTGCCGGACGCCCCGCCGCGCGGCACGCCCGACAGCTACTACGGCACCGACCTGCCGGCGTTGCGCGCCCTGCCCGGCATCGGGCACATGCTGGTCAAGGCCAGCGGCCTGACCGAGGCCCACGTGCGCTTCGCCGCCCGCCACGAGCTGGCGCGCAGCGCCGAAGACGTGCTGGCACGGCGCAACCGGGCCCTGTTCCTGGACAGCCAGGCCGCCCTGCTGGCCGCGCCCGAAGTGGCCCGCATCCTGGCCGAAGAGCTGGGCCACGACGCCGACTGGCAGCGCGCCACCGTCGAAGACTTCACGCGCACCGCCGCGCATTACCGGCTGGATTAA
- a CDS encoding TetR/AcrR family transcriptional regulator, translated as MPTSVPKPARRLGRPARPQRADSRDAMLDVATALFASQGVAATTIAHIARRADVTPAMVHYYFKNREQLIDVVVAERLSPVIAFVWAPAALPPADTAGAPPPGPRAMVAQIVARIVQCAAERPWLAPLWMREVVNEGGQLREKVFRYLPVDHLHAFAAAVAAAQRQGAVNPGIEPRLVFLSILGMTLLPLATAALWQRIWAPQGGTAGLDADAIAAHATAMLTGGLFPPESRARRPAARRSPARQGR; from the coding sequence ATGCCTACCTCCGTACCAAAGCCGGCCCGCAGGCTCGGCCGCCCCGCCCGCCCGCAGCGCGCCGACAGCCGCGATGCGATGCTGGATGTCGCCACCGCGCTGTTCGCCTCGCAGGGTGTCGCCGCCACCACCATCGCGCATATTGCGCGGCGCGCCGACGTGACGCCGGCCATGGTGCACTACTACTTCAAGAACCGCGAACAGCTCATCGACGTGGTGGTGGCCGAGCGCCTGTCGCCGGTCATTGCCTTCGTCTGGGCCCCGGCGGCCCTGCCCCCGGCCGACACCGCCGGCGCGCCGCCGCCCGGGCCGCGCGCCATGGTGGCGCAGATCGTGGCGCGCATCGTGCAGTGCGCCGCCGAACGCCCCTGGCTGGCGCCGCTGTGGATGCGCGAAGTGGTCAATGAAGGCGGCCAGCTGCGCGAAAAAGTCTTTCGTTATCTGCCCGTCGACCACTTGCACGCCTTCGCCGCCGCGGTCGCGGCGGCCCAGCGCCAGGGCGCCGTGAACCCCGGCATCGAGCCGCGCCTGGTGTTCCTGTCGATCCTGGGCATGACGCTGCTGCCCCTGGCCACCGCGGCGCTGTGGCAGCGCATCTGGGCCCCGCAGGGCGGCACGGCCGGGCTGGATGCCGACGCCATTGCCGCCCACGCCACCGCCATGCTCACCGGCGGGCTGTTCCCGCCTGAATCCCGCGCGCGGCGCCCCGCCGCGCGCCGTTCCCCTGCCCGGCAAGGACGCTGA
- a CDS encoding HlyD family secretion protein: protein MPARRHPPALPRLPIWCRLALGCLPLWLAACGNDAAPFYQGYVEGEFVYMAASQAGRLQTLHVARGQQVEAGAPLFALEADPEAEAQREARARLAAAQAQRQDLATGQRPPEVDVVRAQLAQAEAEARRAAAQLARDRVQFRAGGIARAQLDDSRAQAQSSAARVRELRAQLQVAALPGREQQLRAQDAQVDAARAALAQADWALAQKQVAAAQAARVFDTLFRVGEWVPAGSPVVRLLPPGNIKLRFFVPETALGGLRTGQPVQVRCDACGEPIPASISYIATEAEYTPPVIYSRDSRGKLVYMVEAHPAPRDAERLHPGQPVEVTLP from the coding sequence ATGCCTGCCCGCCGCCATCCGCCCGCGTTGCCCCGCCTTCCCATCTGGTGCCGCCTGGCGCTGGGCTGCCTGCCCTTGTGGCTGGCGGCCTGCGGCAACGATGCCGCGCCGTTCTACCAGGGCTACGTCGAAGGCGAATTCGTCTACATGGCCGCGTCGCAGGCCGGGCGGCTGCAAACCCTGCACGTCGCGCGCGGGCAGCAGGTAGAGGCCGGCGCGCCCCTGTTCGCCCTCGAGGCCGACCCCGAAGCCGAGGCGCAGCGCGAGGCCCGCGCGCGCCTGGCCGCCGCCCAGGCGCAGCGGCAGGACCTGGCCACCGGCCAGCGCCCGCCCGAAGTGGACGTGGTGCGCGCCCAGCTGGCGCAGGCCGAGGCCGAGGCCCGGCGCGCCGCCGCGCAGCTGGCGCGCGACCGGGTGCAGTTCCGCGCCGGCGGCATTGCGCGCGCCCAGCTCGACGACAGCCGCGCGCAGGCGCAATCCAGCGCCGCCCGCGTGCGCGAACTGCGCGCCCAACTGCAGGTAGCCGCGCTGCCGGGCCGCGAGCAGCAGCTGCGCGCCCAGGATGCCCAGGTCGACGCCGCGCGCGCCGCCCTGGCGCAGGCCGACTGGGCGCTGGCGCAAAAGCAGGTGGCGGCGGCCCAGGCCGCGCGGGTGTTCGACACGCTGTTCCGGGTGGGTGAATGGGTGCCGGCCGGCAGCCCGGTGGTGCGGCTGCTGCCGCCCGGCAACATCAAGCTGCGCTTTTTCGTGCCCGAAACCGCGCTGGGCGGGCTGCGCACGGGCCAGCCGGTGCAGGTGCGCTGCGATGCCTGCGGCGAGCCCATCCCGGCCTCGATCAGCTACATCGCCACCGAGGCCGAATACACGCCGCCGGTGATCTACAGCCGCGACAGCCGCGGCAAGCTGGTCTACATGGTCGAGGCGCACCCGGCCCCGCGCGACGCGGAGCGCCTGCACCCCGGCCAGCCCGTCGAGGTCACGCTGCCATGA
- a CDS encoding ABC transporter ATP-binding protein, with translation MKRPDAGDRVIDVHGLNKHFGDKHVVNDVSLQVGRGEIYGFLGPNGSGKTTCIRLMCGLLTPDSGSGTCLGYDILTQSADIKRHVGYMTQKFSYWEDLTIRENLDFVARMYEMPDRRQAVEQALEGLGLQSRANQLTGSLSGGWKQRLALAACLLHEPQLLLLDEPTAGVDPTARRDFWEELHALAARGISVLVSTHYMDEAERCHKLAYLAYGRLLTQGTAESVTAEQGLATWAIHGRDLVPLGQRLRGSPGVDQTVAFGSSLHVSGKDHALLERTLRQAVAGNDLKLEPVDTSLEDVFIYLMNHSTDNWSRA, from the coding sequence ATGAAGCGGCCCGACGCCGGCGACCGGGTCATCGACGTGCACGGCCTGAACAAGCACTTCGGCGACAAGCACGTGGTCAACGATGTGTCGCTGCAAGTGGGGCGCGGCGAGATCTACGGTTTCCTGGGCCCCAACGGCAGCGGCAAGACCACCTGCATCCGGCTCATGTGCGGCCTGCTGACGCCCGACTCGGGCAGCGGCACCTGCCTGGGCTACGACATCCTGACCCAGAGCGCCGACATCAAGCGCCATGTGGGCTACATGACGCAGAAATTCTCGTACTGGGAAGACCTGACCATCCGCGAGAACCTCGACTTCGTGGCGCGCATGTACGAAATGCCCGACCGCCGCCAGGCCGTGGAGCAGGCGCTGGAAGGCCTGGGCCTGCAAAGCCGCGCCAACCAGCTCACCGGATCCCTGTCGGGCGGCTGGAAACAGAGGCTGGCGCTGGCCGCCTGCCTGCTGCACGAGCCCCAGCTGTTGCTGCTCGACGAGCCCACCGCGGGCGTGGACCCGACCGCGCGGCGCGATTTCTGGGAAGAGCTGCACGCCCTGGCCGCGCGCGGCATTTCGGTGCTGGTCAGCACCCACTACATGGACGAGGCCGAGCGCTGCCACAAGCTGGCCTACCTGGCCTACGGCCGCCTGCTGACGCAGGGCACCGCCGAAAGCGTCACCGCCGAGCAGGGGCTGGCCACCTGGGCCATCCATGGCCGCGACCTGGTGCCGCTGGGCCAGCGCCTGCGCGGCAGCCCCGGCGTGGACCAGACCGTGGCCTTCGGCTCGTCGCTGCACGTCAGCGGCAAAGACCATGCGCTGCTCGAACGCACCCTGCGCCAGGCAGTGGCCGGCAATGACCTGAAACTGGAGCCGGTCGACACCAGCCTGGAAGACGTGTTCATCTACCTGATGAACCATTCCACCGACAACTGGAGCCGCGCATGA
- a CDS encoding ABC transporter permease has product MTARERRFSWTRWWSMVLKEFLQLRRDRITFGMIVGIPIMQLALFGYAINTDPKQMPTAVIVSDHSEFTRTFVSAMKASDYFHIVEELPSEEAGRAALAQGRVLFVLNIPPGFTRSLLRGERPTLLIEADATDPMATGMAVGAATQLSQAVARKDLTGPLAHLAGGQPPFEVRVHRLYNEEQIAQYNTVPGLMGVILSMTLVMMTGLAMTRERERGTMENLLATPVRPLEVMTGKIVPYIAIGLIQATIILLAALYVFHVPLMGSLLAVYLAALLFVAANLTVGITLSSLAQNQLQAMQLTMFYFLPNILLSGFMFPFQGMPVWAQYIGNLLPLTYFNRLIRGILLKGNGWADLWPHVWPLLLFTALIMALAVKFYRRTLD; this is encoded by the coding sequence ATGACAGCCCGTGAGCGGCGCTTTTCCTGGACGCGCTGGTGGAGCATGGTGCTCAAGGAATTCCTGCAGCTGCGCCGCGACCGCATCACCTTCGGCATGATCGTCGGCATTCCCATCATGCAGCTGGCCCTGTTCGGCTATGCCATCAACACCGATCCCAAGCAGATGCCCACCGCGGTGATCGTGTCCGACCACAGCGAATTCACGCGCACCTTCGTATCGGCCATGAAGGCGTCCGACTATTTCCACATCGTCGAAGAGCTGCCCAGCGAAGAAGCCGGCCGCGCCGCGCTGGCCCAGGGCCGCGTGCTGTTCGTGCTGAACATCCCGCCCGGCTTTACCCGCAGCCTGCTGCGCGGCGAGCGGCCCACGCTGCTGATCGAGGCCGACGCCACCGACCCCATGGCCACCGGCATGGCGGTGGGCGCGGCCACGCAGCTCAGCCAGGCCGTGGCGCGCAAAGACCTGACCGGCCCGCTGGCGCACCTGGCCGGCGGCCAGCCGCCGTTCGAGGTGCGCGTGCACCGCCTGTACAACGAAGAGCAGATTGCCCAGTACAACACCGTGCCGGGGCTGATGGGCGTGATCCTGAGCATGACGCTGGTCATGATGACGGGGCTGGCGATGACGCGCGAACGCGAGCGCGGCACCATGGAAAACCTGCTGGCCACGCCGGTGCGCCCGCTGGAAGTCATGACCGGCAAGATCGTGCCCTACATCGCCATCGGGCTGATCCAGGCCACCATCATCCTGCTGGCGGCGCTGTACGTGTTCCATGTGCCATTGATGGGCAGCCTGTTGGCCGTGTACCTGGCCGCGCTGCTGTTCGTGGCGGCCAACCTCACGGTCGGCATCACGCTGTCGTCGCTGGCGCAGAACCAGTTGCAGGCCATGCAGCTGACCATGTTCTATTTCCTGCCCAACATCCTGCTGTCGGGCTTCATGTTTCCGTTCCAGGGCATGCCCGTCTGGGCGCAGTACATCGGCAACCTGCTGCCGCTGACGTATTTCAACCGCCTGATCCGCGGCATCCTGCTCAAGGGCAACGGCTGGGCCGACCTGTGGCCGCATGTCTGGCCGCTGCTGCTGTTCACCGCCCTGATCATGGCGCTGGCCGTAAAGTTCTATCGCCGCACGCTGGACTGA
- a CDS encoding efflux transporter outer membrane subunit, whose translation MKPIPASSPRARGPLAAWAVLLALSGCAVGPDFEPPAAPAADRYTAAPTPAATTGSARAPAQRLHAGMDIPAQWWTLFRSPELDQLVREALAHSPTLAQARARLRQAQEEFSAESGVRTLPSVDANLSGARQKVDPSAYGVPVVQQPAPFTLYNASIDVSYTLDLFGGERRALEGLRAQVDYQRHELQAARMTLAANVVTAAIRQAGLRARLEATQAQLDAQARQLAIMRQRRQAGGVADLDVRRQESLLAQTRAALPALEQDIERTRHQLAAYLGRLPAQADWPELPLRALQLPLDVPLGVPSQLTRQRPDILAAEALWHRAAADVGVATANLYPRFTLTGSFGSQRTRAGDVADGVNVWSLALGLTQPLFHGGELRARRRAAEAAYQGAAAAYRDTVLQGFRQVADALRAVQADADTLRARAEAEQQAEAAYRITVRQYQAGGVSQLALLDAQREQLRTRAERIQAQADRHADTAALLQALGGGWWNEPEGVSSLHPPPSPPACHGCLPATASPAD comes from the coding sequence ATGAAGCCCATTCCTGCTTCCTCGCCACGCGCCCGCGGCCCCCTCGCCGCCTGGGCCGTGCTGCTGGCGCTGTCCGGCTGCGCCGTGGGGCCCGATTTCGAACCGCCCGCCGCGCCCGCGGCCGACCGCTACACCGCAGCCCCCACGCCCGCCGCCACCACGGGCAGCGCCCGGGCGCCGGCGCAGCGCCTGCATGCCGGCATGGATATCCCGGCGCAATGGTGGACGCTGTTCCGCTCTCCCGAACTCGACCAGCTGGTGCGCGAAGCGCTGGCGCACAGCCCCACGCTGGCACAGGCCCGCGCGCGCCTGCGCCAGGCGCAGGAAGAATTCAGCGCCGAATCCGGCGTGCGCACCCTGCCCTCGGTGGATGCCAACCTGTCCGGCGCGCGCCAGAAGGTCGACCCCTCGGCCTACGGCGTGCCCGTCGTGCAGCAGCCGGCGCCCTTCACGCTGTACAACGCGTCGATCGACGTGTCGTACACGCTGGACCTGTTCGGCGGCGAACGGCGCGCGCTGGAAGGCCTGCGCGCGCAAGTCGATTACCAGCGGCACGAACTGCAGGCGGCCCGCATGACGCTGGCCGCCAACGTGGTCACGGCGGCCATCCGGCAGGCCGGGCTGCGGGCCCGCCTGGAAGCGACACAGGCACAGCTTGACGCGCAGGCCCGCCAATTGGCCATCATGCGCCAGCGCCGGCAGGCCGGCGGCGTGGCGGACCTGGATGTGCGCAGGCAGGAATCGCTGCTGGCGCAGACGCGCGCCGCGCTGCCGGCGCTCGAACAGGACATCGAACGCACCCGGCATCAATTGGCGGCGTACCTGGGCCGCCTGCCGGCCCAGGCCGACTGGCCGGAGCTGCCGCTGCGGGCGCTGCAGTTGCCGCTGGACGTGCCGCTGGGCGTGCCTTCGCAACTGACCCGCCAGCGCCCCGATATCCTGGCCGCCGAAGCCCTGTGGCATCGCGCCGCGGCCGACGTCGGCGTGGCCACCGCCAACCTCTACCCGCGCTTCACGCTGACCGGCAGTTTCGGCTCGCAGCGCACCCGGGCCGGCGACGTCGCCGACGGCGTCAATGTCTGGAGCCTGGCGCTGGGCCTGACCCAGCCGCTGTTCCATGGCGGCGAACTGCGGGCGCGCCGGCGCGCCGCCGAAGCCGCCTACCAGGGCGCCGCGGCGGCCTATCGCGACACGGTGCTGCAGGGCTTCCGGCAAGTGGCCGACGCGCTGCGCGCCGTGCAGGCCGATGCCGACACCCTGCGGGCGCGCGCCGAAGCCGAGCAGCAGGCCGAGGCCGCGTATCGCATCACAGTCCGGCAATACCAGGCCGGCGGGGTCAGCCAGCTGGCCCTGCTCGACGCGCAGCGCGAACAGCTGCGCACCCGCGCCGAGCGCATCCAGGCCCAGGCCGACCGCCATGCCGACACGGCCGCGCTGCTGCAGGCGCTGGGCGGCGGCTGGTGGAACGAGCCGGAAGGCGTATCATCCCTGCATCCGCCGCCATCCCCGCCCGCTTGTCATGGATGTCTTCCTGCAACTGCAAGCCCTGCTGACTGA